A genomic window from Cryobacterium sp. SO2 includes:
- a CDS encoding ABC transporter permease subunit, with protein sequence MTQAGSVRTAPAGATAAVRGRSWLGQGMPRRVLVGALGVLALALLWELYIVIGPADGVIVGGVTVLPRASEMAMPHLWVMLERALEPVTGGANAVPVWQAVLEASLFTLGIAAVGWIVGVTVGLALALLMQRFRLAESAILPWIILSQTVPLIALAPLVRRWGTQIEFGAFTWENWMSVALIASYLAFFPVSIGALKGLGSPDANHVDLMHCYAVGWWKTLWRLRLPASVGYLLPALRLAAASAVIGSVVAEVSIGLRGGIGRLIVEYAGAAGSDPGKPWAPIFGSVLVGLVAAGFVGLISLFLRRFRRGEVAA encoded by the coding sequence ATGACCCAGGCCGGCTCCGTGCGCACCGCCCCGGCGGGAGCGACTGCTGCGGTGCGTGGCCGGTCCTGGCTGGGCCAGGGTATGCCGCGGCGCGTCCTGGTGGGCGCGCTCGGTGTGCTCGCTCTCGCGCTGCTCTGGGAGCTGTACATCGTCATCGGCCCCGCCGACGGTGTGATCGTGGGCGGCGTCACCGTGCTGCCCCGCGCCAGTGAGATGGCGATGCCGCATCTCTGGGTGATGCTCGAGCGGGCACTGGAACCTGTCACCGGCGGCGCCAACGCCGTGCCCGTGTGGCAGGCCGTGCTGGAAGCCTCGCTGTTCACCCTCGGCATAGCCGCGGTCGGCTGGATCGTGGGCGTCACCGTGGGCCTGGCCCTCGCCCTGCTCATGCAGCGCTTCAGGCTCGCCGAGTCCGCCATCCTGCCCTGGATCATCCTCAGCCAGACGGTGCCGCTGATCGCCCTTGCCCCGCTGGTGCGGCGCTGGGGCACACAGATCGAGTTCGGCGCCTTCACCTGGGAGAACTGGATGTCGGTGGCGCTGATCGCCTCCTACCTCGCCTTCTTCCCGGTCTCGATCGGCGCGCTCAAGGGCCTCGGCTCACCCGACGCCAACCATGTGGACCTCATGCACTGCTACGCGGTCGGCTGGTGGAAAACCCTCTGGCGTCTGCGGCTGCCCGCGAGCGTGGGCTACCTGCTTCCCGCCCTCCGCCTCGCGGCGGCCAGCGCCGTGATCGGCAGCGTCGTCGCCGAGGTCTCCATCGGCCTGCGCGGCGGCATCGGCCGGCTGATCGTCGAATACGCCGGCGCCGCCGGCAGCGACCCGGGCAAACCCTGGGCCCCCATCTTCGGGTCGGTGCTGGTGGGCCTCGTGGCCGCCGGCTTCGTCGGCCTGATCTCACTGTTCCTACGTCGATTCCGCAGGGGAGAGGTGGCCGCATGA
- a CDS encoding ABC transporter ATP-binding protein → MTTAALPVQHAVEVKTVSRVFAGRKGASVTALDAVSLTVAPGEFVSLIGPSGCGKSTLLRLIADLDTPTSGSIEVFGKTARQARIDQDYGIAFQQAGLLPWRTVAGNIELPLELHGTGKAARRERAAELIELVGLSDFAGHYPDQLSGGMQQRVAIARSLAESPSLLLMDEPFGALDEMTRERMQNELVRICAETSAAVVFVTHSIPEAVFLSNRVVVMSPRPGRIRDVLSVNLGRMSDRGENLREDEEFFHSVSRVRELLHGSTPTGARGVETR, encoded by the coding sequence ATGACCACGGCAGCACTACCGGTACAGCACGCCGTGGAGGTGAAGACCGTCAGCCGCGTCTTCGCCGGCCGCAAGGGCGCATCCGTCACAGCACTGGATGCGGTGAGCCTCACCGTCGCCCCCGGCGAGTTCGTCTCGCTGATCGGGCCCTCCGGCTGCGGCAAGAGCACCCTGCTGCGGCTGATCGCCGACCTCGACACTCCCACCAGCGGGTCGATCGAGGTGTTCGGCAAGACCGCCAGACAGGCGCGCATCGACCAGGACTACGGCATCGCGTTCCAGCAGGCCGGCCTGCTGCCCTGGCGCACGGTGGCCGGCAACATCGAACTGCCGCTCGAACTGCACGGCACCGGCAAGGCCGCCCGCCGCGAGCGGGCCGCCGAACTGATCGAGCTGGTGGGCCTGAGCGACTTCGCCGGGCACTACCCAGACCAGCTCTCCGGCGGCATGCAGCAGCGGGTGGCGATCGCCCGCTCCCTGGCCGAGAGCCCCAGCCTGCTGCTGATGGACGAACCGTTCGGCGCCCTCGACGAGATGACCCGTGAGCGCATGCAGAACGAGCTCGTGCGCATCTGTGCCGAGACCAGCGCCGCCGTGGTCTTCGTCACCCACTCCATCCCCGAGGCCGTGTTCCTCTCCAACCGTGTGGTGGTGATGTCGCCGCGGCCCGGCCGCATCCGTGACGTGCTCAGCGTGAACCTCGGCCGCATGAGCGACCGTGGCGAGAACCTGCGTGAAGACGAGGAGTTCTTCCACTCGGTCAGCCGGGTGCGGGAGCTTCTGCACGGCAGCACCCCCACCGGGGCGCGCGGGGTCGAGACGCGATGA
- a CDS encoding ABC transporter permease subunit has protein sequence MSSAASASGSGRGGRAGGLARTVLPPVLLGLIVILLWQGFVTVLAVKPFILPGPFNIGEQFTANLQNVVNGMVVTGRNALIGLVLGAIVGVLLAILSALVRIFDEMAAPIVAAFAVVPIVALAPVLYTMFGANAETARQLVAALAVFVPVYFNTLKGLRMVRPVHRDLMRSYAASSWQATKTVTLPTAVPFVFTGLRIASSLAVISALIAEYFGGPVGGLGKSITSAASSSNYGLAWAYVLGSIILGLLFYCAALGLEKLVSRRAPTA, from the coding sequence ATGAGCAGCGCCGCGAGCGCGTCAGGCAGCGGGCGTGGCGGGCGTGCCGGGGGCCTGGCCCGCACCGTGCTGCCGCCGGTGTTGCTCGGCCTGATCGTGATCCTGCTCTGGCAGGGTTTCGTCACCGTGCTGGCGGTCAAGCCGTTCATCCTGCCCGGCCCGTTCAATATCGGCGAGCAGTTCACGGCCAACCTGCAGAATGTGGTCAATGGCATGGTCGTCACCGGCCGCAACGCCCTGATCGGGCTGGTGCTCGGCGCGATCGTCGGTGTGCTGCTGGCCATCCTCTCGGCGCTGGTGCGCATCTTCGACGAGATGGCGGCACCCATCGTGGCCGCGTTCGCGGTGGTGCCGATCGTGGCCCTGGCGCCCGTGCTCTACACGATGTTCGGCGCCAACGCCGAGACCGCCCGGCAGCTGGTGGCCGCGCTGGCCGTGTTCGTGCCGGTGTACTTCAACACCCTGAAGGGCCTGCGCATGGTGCGTCCCGTGCACCGCGACCTGATGCGCTCCTACGCCGCCTCCAGCTGGCAGGCCACCAAGACCGTCACTCTGCCCACCGCGGTGCCGTTCGTGTTCACGGGCCTGCGCATCGCGTCATCGCTCGCCGTGATCTCCGCCCTCATCGCCGAGTACTTCGGCGGCCCGGTCGGCGGCCTCGGCAAGTCGATCACGTCGGCCGCCTCCAGCAGCAACTACGGCCTGGCCTGGGCGTATGTGCTCGGCTCCATCATTCTCGGACTCCTCTTCTATTGCGCAGCGCTCGGCCTGGAAAAACTGGTCAGCCGCCGCGCCCCCACCGCCTGA